A genome region from Trachemys scripta elegans isolate TJP31775 chromosome 2, CAS_Tse_1.0, whole genome shotgun sequence includes the following:
- the MPLKIP gene encoding M-phase-specific PLK1-interacting protein: protein MHRQSFRPPTPPYPGGGPWGGGFRSPPSGGGPMPPSPRGYGSPHHTPPYGHRPYSPRGHSFHGGGGRFGSPSPGGQSPRRPQSASPRYSAPYGSIPPAAAQQRPPHHPQQYKSSPRGSQRYYQGSPRTSTPFGTAHGRGKRVSNDVENYYRPSMLEDPWAGLEPVSVTDINQQYSSEQTTYTGKKGRYFS, encoded by the exons ATGCACCGACAGAGCTTCCGCCCCCCCACGCCCCCGTACCCGGGCGGGGGGCCCTGGGGCGGCGGGTTTCGGAGCCCTCCCTCCGGCGGGGGCCCTATGCCGCCCTCCCCGCGGGGCTACGGGAGCCCCCACCACACACCGCCGTACGGCCACCGGCCCTACTCGCCCCGAGGCCACAGCTTCCACGGCGGCGGCGGGCGGTTCGGGAGCCCGTCCCCGGGGGGTCAAAGCCCGCGCAGGCCGCAGAGTGCCAGCCCCAGGTACTCGGCTCCCTACGGCAGCATCCCCCCGGCCGCGGCCCAGCAGCGTCCGCCGCATCATCCGCAGCAATACAAGTCCTCGCCGCGGGGCTCCCAGAGATACTACCAG GGATCACCCAGGACATCTACTCCATTTGGTACAGCGCATGGCAGAGGGAAAAGAGTGTCTAATGATGTGGAAAACTATTACAGACCTTCAATGCTTGAGGACCCATGGGCTGGCCTAGAGCCAGTTTCTGTTACAGACATAAACCAACAATACAGCAGTGAGCAAACAACATATACTGGTAAAAAAGGGAGGTATTTCAGTTAA